The following is a genomic window from Citrifermentans bemidjiense Bem.
TCCTTTTTAGGTCTCGCGCACGTCCTTGATCTCGCGCACGTGCGGCCGGATCGCCTCTACCAGTTTGTCCTTGTCTACCCCCTGCACCTTGAAGGTGTTAACCCAGGTGTCGCTCGTGCCGCCGTCCACCTCGCTGAAGCCAAGGCCCACGATGTCGCCGCCGGCCTGGTAGATGGTCTGGGCCACGTCGGCCAGCGTCCCCTTGGCGCCGGTGGTGGTGACGGTGAGGCGCACCCCGTGCCGCCTCCCTCCCAGCAGTTCCAAAAGCGCCTGGAACAGGTCGCTCTCGGTGATGATGCCGACCAGCGCGTCACCCTTCATTACCGGAAGGCCGCCTATCCTGCGGTCGACCATGACGCGGGCCGCCTCTTCCAGCGGGGTGTCCTCGGTAACCGTGATGACGTCAGTGGCCATGGTCTTGTCGACCGTGAGCTTCGCCAGCAGGTCGTGAATCTCCCAGATCGCCAGCGAGGTCGCCGGCGAGGGGGAAGCCTGAAACAGGTCGCGGTCGGATACGATCCCCACCAGCTTTCCGGTACGCTCCACCACGGGGAGGCGCCGGATCTTCTTGTCGCCCATGAGGCGCAGCGCTTCAGTCACCGAGATATCAGGCGTGATGGTTATGGGGTTTGGAGTCATCCGGTCTCGAACAAGCATGGTGCAACCTCCTGTTTATTTGTTGTCCTGCCGCATCCGGCTAAGGCGCCGGTTGCATTGTGTGATTTATCTGCCCGAAGGCCGCTGAGGTCAGCGCTGCGCGGGGAGCCCTCCCTCCTCAAGCGCGGGAAGCTCCCGGTTCGTTGACTTCTTCATGATGGTCACTGCGTTCTCTTTGATCTTGGCGGTACTGGCAACCATATATTCTGCGTATGCCTTGTAAAGGAAGACAAAGACTCCGAAGAAAAAAGAGATGTAGATGAGTTTGGAAAGCATGGGGGATGCAAGCATGGAGGCCACCTGGATCACCCCGACGAAGAGAGCAAGGCCGCCCATGACATACAGGAGCGGCTTCAGCCAGACAAAGCGCCCGCAAAGCCGGGAGAATGCAGTGTCGGGTTTTCGCTCCGGTTCGGGAACCGCCTGCTGCTCCAACGCAGGGACCGCCTGCTGCTCAGCCCCCGTGCTCTGCTGTTCGGCTGCCGGCGCTTTCTTTTTTTCCTCGCGCACCACCTTCATGGTGGAGCGGTACCTGGCGGGAACGGATTCCAACTTGTTGGTGATGTTAACGGTGCCGCGGTTGTCGGTGTACTTGTAGTAATCTGCACTCGAATGGGCAGGCAAAAACCAGGTCATTCCGACCATGGCGAGCAGTATAAAATAAAATAGAAAGTGCTTCATCGATAATTCCCCTGCAGAAAAGGTCAGCGTTGTCCCCCTCCCCTCGCGGGAGGGGGTTAGGGGGTGGGGGTAGGTGCCACATTTTCCCTGCTGGCGAGTTCACCCACCCCCCTGCCCCCTCCCGTCAAGGGAGGGGGACAACTGAGGCGCTTTATTTGCTACGACGGCAGCAGCCCGTCTACAAGCTCCAGCACGGCCTGGTCGCGGTTCAGGGTGTAGATGTGAACGCCCGGGACCCCGGCGTCCAAAAGCTCCTGCGCCTGCCGCCTGGCGTAGGCGATACCGGCTTTTTGCACCGCGGCCGCACCGCCGCTGCGGTCGGCCTCTTCGAGTTCGGCAAGGTATGCGGGGGGGAGCGTCGCGCCACACATGGAGATGATGCGCTGGATCACCTTGAGACTGACGACCGGGATAATACCGGGGATGATAGGCTTGTCAACGCCAGCTGCACGCGCCTTCGCGACAAAATCGAAGTAGAGCTGGTTGTCAAAAAACAGCTGGGTGATGACGAAATCGCCCCCTTGGTCCAGTTTGAGCTTGAGGTATTCCAGATCGCTTTCCGGGTCCGTCGCCTCGGGGTGCGTTTCCGGGTAGCCGGCGACCCCGACTCCCATCTCGGGATGGGACTCCCTGATGAAGGCGGCGAGATCGGAGGCGTGTAAAAGCGTGCGGCAGGCGGAGAACTCGGGCGGCGTGTCTTTGGGGAGGTCGCCGCGCAGGGCCAGGACGTTCTTGACCCCGGCGAGCGCTAGCTCGTCCAGGAAGAGCTGCAGGTCGCCTCGATAGGCGCCGACGCAGGTCAGGTGCGCCATGGTGTCCAGGCCGTTGCCGCCTTGAAGCCTCTTCACTATTTCCAGCGTGTCCCCCTTGGTGCTGCCGCCGGCTCCATAGGTTACCGAGGCGAAAAGGGGATTTATCTGCGACAACCGGTCCACCGTGTTGAAGAAGGCCGGCCACTCGTTCCTATCTTTCGGGGGAAAGAACTCAAGCGAAACGAACTGCTGCGCCTGGTTCATCTTTTCCACTATTCTCACTGCAATCTCCAGCGCTTCTATTAGGCTCCCAAAGCCCACACATTGCCATATCGGCCGATGAAAATAAACTTTTTTGTCATGTCGACAGGCAGGAGCTGCAACTTTAATTATTTTTTATAAGAAGCCGTGTGGCTGCAACAGGAAGAGCGCTGCTCCAGATAGTATAAGTGCAAAAATACGTTGCTTGCCACCTATAGGAAATGATATACATGCAAGGTTCATGACCACGGGGACGCTCCTTGTGGTTTTTTTCATTTTTCCAAAGGGAGCAGTTCACATGATCACCGCATCAAACGTCACCCTCTCGTACGGCAAGAGGGTCCTGTTCAAGGACGTAAATATAAAATTCACCCCCGGCAACTGCTACGGCCTCATCGGGGCCAACGGGGCGGGGAAATCGACCTTCCTGAAAATCCTCTCCGGCGAGATCGAAGCCGACAAGGGAGACATCTCCGTCGGCAAAGGACGCATCGCCGTCTTGAAGCAGGACCAGTTCGCCTACGACGAGCACACGGTGCTGAACACCGTCATCATGGGGCACAAGAAGCTGTTCGACATCATGGCGGAGCGCGAGGCGATCTACTCCAAGCCGGAGTTCAGCGAAGAGGACGGCATCCGCTCGGCGGAACTGGAAGCGGATTTCGCCGAGATGAACGGCTACGAGGCGGAGAGCGAGGCGGCGGTACTGCTGAACGGTCTCGGCATCCCCGAGGAGATGCGCGGCAAGCAGATGAAGGAGCTTGAAGGCGGCGAGAAGGTCCGGGTGCTCCTGGCGCAGGCGCTCTTCGGCAACCCCGACGTGCTCCTCTTGGACGAGCCTACCAACCACCTGGACCTGAAGTCGATCTCGTGGCTGGAGGAGTTCCTGTTCCGCTTCCAGAACACCGTGATCGTGGTCTCCCACGACCGTCACTTCCTGAACCAGGTCTGCACCCACATAGCCGACATCGACTTCAGCCGACTCCAGGTCTACGTCGGCAACTACGATTTCTGGTACCAGGCAAGCCAGTTGCACCTGAAGCAGCGCCAGGACGACGTCAAGAAGACACAGGACAAGGCGACCGAGCTGAAGGAATTCATCCAGCGCTTCTCCTCCAACGCTTCCAAGGCGAAGCAGGCGACCTCCAGGAAAAAGCTTTTGGAGAAGCTGACCATCGAGGACATGCCGGTTTCCTCCAGGAAATACCCCTGGGTGGTTTTCAAACCGGAGCGTCCCTGCGGCGACATCATCCTTGAGGTGAAGGGGCTTTCCAAGGCGGTGGACGGGGTCCAGATCTTCAAGGATCTCGACCTGATCGTCAGGAAAAACGACAAGATCGCCTTCGTGGGGGGCAACTCGCTGGCGAAGACCACCTTGTTCCAGATCCTTGCCGGCGAGCTAGAGCCGGACGAAGGTACCTTCCGCTGGGGCGTCACCATCACCAACGCCTACTTCCCCAAGGAGAACGGCGACTATTTCAAGAGCGACCTGAACCTGATCGAGTGGCTGGGGCAGTATTCCCCTCCCACCGAAGGCGAAAGCTTCGCCCGCGGCTTCCTGGGCCGCATGCTCTTCTCCGGCGACGAAGCCCTGAAAAAGACCAGCGTCCTCTCCGGTGGCGAGCGGGTGCGCTGCATGCTCTCCAGGATGATGCTGGCCGGCGCCAACGTGCTGATGCTGGACGAGCCGACCAACCACCTCGACCTCGAGTCCATCACCGCGCTCAACAACGGGCTCATCTCCTACACCGAGGTGGTGCTCTTCGCCTCCCACGACCACGAGTTCGTCTCCACCGTCGCCAACAGGATCATCGAGATTCTCCCGAACGGCTGCATCGACCGCGACATGAACTTCGACGACTACCTGGAAGACGCGGACGTCATAGCGGAGCGCGACAGGCTTTGCAACGGCCACGCGGAGCTGAGCCTGTAGCACTTGTAGGAGCACCAGTCATGTTAAAAAGAAAGGGCCTTTCCCATGGGGGAGGCCCTTTCTTTTTGCGCTGATGTTCCGGCTTGCCCTCCGTAAAAGGCCCCCTCACCCCGCCCCTCTCCCAGAGGGCGAGGGGAGACAAGCCAAGCCCCGCACATACCCTCTCCCTCTGGGAGAGGGTGGCCGAAGGCCGGGTGAGGGAGATGCCACGAAGATGAAATGACCACCAGGAAGCTCCAGCTTCCCCTGGGTCCAAGCTGGAGCTTGCGTTTCCTTGGGTTCCCAAGCTGGAGCTTGGGAACCAGAAAACAAGCAAACCCCCTCGGCCTACATCTTCCCCGTGGCGTACCATTTGAGATAGGAGAGCCCGGCCCGGGTCCAGTAGCCAAGCTCCTCCCGCGACCGGATAGCAGCCAACTGCTCGAGGACGTACCGCGGGCGCAGGTAAAAGGAGCGGGTGAACGATCTCTGGCACTCCAGTAGCTCCTCCGCGCTGAAGTTAGTGGTGCGCCAGCGCGGCTTCTTGCCGAAGATGACGTAATCCTCCCAGGGCACCCCCGGCTCGATCAGCCCCGCGGCGAGCATCTTCTCCCTAAGCGGCGTCCCCGGGTAGGGGACCACCACGGAAACGGAGACGAAGCTCCAGGGAAGCCCCCGGATCAGCCTCCGCGTCTGTTCCAGATCCTCCCGGGTTTCTGAAGG
Proteins encoded in this region:
- a CDS encoding CBS domain-containing protein, with translation MLVRDRMTPNPITITPDISVTEALRLMGDKKIRRLPVVERTGKLVGIVSDRDLFQASPSPATSLAIWEIHDLLAKLTVDKTMATDVITVTEDTPLEEAARVMVDRRIGGLPVMKGDALVGIITESDLFQALLELLGGRRHGVRLTVTTTGAKGTLADVAQTIYQAGGDIVGLGFSEVDGGTSDTWVNTFKVQGVDKDKLVEAIRPHVREIKDVRET
- a CDS encoding methylenetetrahydrofolate reductase, translating into MRIVEKMNQAQQFVSLEFFPPKDRNEWPAFFNTVDRLSQINPLFASVTYGAGGSTKGDTLEIVKRLQGGNGLDTMAHLTCVGAYRGDLQLFLDELALAGVKNVLALRGDLPKDTPPEFSACRTLLHASDLAAFIRESHPEMGVGVAGYPETHPEATDPESDLEYLKLKLDQGGDFVITQLFFDNQLYFDFVAKARAAGVDKPIIPGIIPVVSLKVIQRIISMCGATLPPAYLAELEEADRSGGAAAVQKAGIAYARRQAQELLDAGVPGVHIYTLNRDQAVLELVDGLLPS
- a CDS encoding DUF4124 domain-containing protein, giving the protein MKHFLFYFILLAMVGMTWFLPAHSSADYYKYTDNRGTVNITNKLESVPARYRSTMKVVREEKKKAPAAEQQSTGAEQQAVPALEQQAVPEPERKPDTAFSRLCGRFVWLKPLLYVMGGLALFVGVIQVASMLASPMLSKLIYISFFFGVFVFLYKAYAEYMVASTAKIKENAVTIMKKSTNRELPALEEGGLPAQR
- a CDS encoding ABC-F family ATP-binding cassette domain-containing protein, encoding MITASNVTLSYGKRVLFKDVNIKFTPGNCYGLIGANGAGKSTFLKILSGEIEADKGDISVGKGRIAVLKQDQFAYDEHTVLNTVIMGHKKLFDIMAEREAIYSKPEFSEEDGIRSAELEADFAEMNGYEAESEAAVLLNGLGIPEEMRGKQMKELEGGEKVRVLLAQALFGNPDVLLLDEPTNHLDLKSISWLEEFLFRFQNTVIVVSHDRHFLNQVCTHIADIDFSRLQVYVGNYDFWYQASQLHLKQRQDDVKKTQDKATELKEFIQRFSSNASKAKQATSRKKLLEKLTIEDMPVSSRKYPWVVFKPERPCGDIILEVKGLSKAVDGVQIFKDLDLIVRKNDKIAFVGGNSLAKTTLFQILAGELEPDEGTFRWGVTITNAYFPKENGDYFKSDLNLIEWLGQYSPPTEGESFARGFLGRMLFSGDEALKKTSVLSGGERVRCMLSRMMLAGANVLMLDEPTNHLDLESITALNNGLISYTEVVLFASHDHEFVSTVANRIIEILPNGCIDRDMNFDDYLEDADVIAERDRLCNGHAELSL